The genomic interval AATTTTAGCAGCTACCTTTTTTTCTTCTTTTAATTTATTTTGTAATTCTCTTTTAAATTTTTTCTCTTTTTTCTTAATGGTAGAAATTAACACTTCTTGCTGCTTCTTATCTTCTACAATACTATTTTTCTGCTCTTTTTCAGATAAAATTAATGTAACTTTTAACTGTTTTTGATACACCAAAGAATCTTTTAAACTTCTTACATCATCTGTTTTTATTGCAATTTCTTCACCTTGCTTTTTTCTAAAAGAAGTATATTGTTTCATATACTGTAGCCTTTTATAAGCCTGATGAAAGTTCTGCGATGATAACAAAAACATAGTCTTACTTTGTTGCGATTTGCTCTTGTATGATTTAAAAATCATATCAGCATAATCAGCTTTTAATACTTCTAGGTTTTTAGTGAGTTTTTGGATTTCTTTTTCTGTAGTTTTTATCTCGTTTGATAAAACTTTTGCTTCAAGATTTATAGTTCTTATCAATCTATTTCTTACATTAATTTTCTGATTTAAATCCTGTAAGTCATTTAATGCATTTTTCTCTTTTTTTATCGTTTCAAAAAGAAGTTTGTTAACTTTTTTAATTTCAGTTTTTAGCTTTTTTCGTTGACTTTCTAACTGTTTTCTAGTTTGAGCATTTATAGATAAAGCAATACATAGAAAAAGGAAAACAGATATGAAAAACCGAATATTTTTCATTAAAACTGTAACTTTTTATAACCGGAAGGAATTCTAAAAGGCATACTTAAATCTGTATCGTAAACCACAGATCTCACATTTATATCAAATGTTGTAGTTTTAGTATCGTCTGAAGCCTTGATAAACATTTTACTTGGAAAAAAAGTATTGTCTTTATCAAAATAACCTGGATATGATATCGTTAATTCTTGATTTTTAATAGTTCCAAGAATTGATTGATTTTTCAACTTATAATTTATAGGATTGATATGAAAAAAAGCCTCAAATAAATTGTTTTGATTTTTTGGCGATACTACATAAACATTTTCTACAGCTTCAACAGTTTGTTTTTCATTTTCTAAATCTGCCATTGCCTGACCCAATAACATATTTTGTAATTGATTAAAATTAACATCAACACCTAATATTTTTTTTAACATAGAAAAATCACCTTCAAAATAATCCTTTTTATAAGGCGAATAATAACTCACTTTTGTGGGTGTGATTTTTGCCTTAAAAACAGTAATAAACTTAGTCCCTTTTAACCAAATTACCTCATCTTTTTTAATTTTCATTCTCAAGGAAAAACCAATACTTTGCTTTGGATTTTTATAATTTACTTTAAGATTTGCATCGACAGTTTTTTTATTAAAATTAGCAGCAAGATGATTTTTTACTACTTTTTTTACTGATAATTTTTTAACTCCAGAATCTGTACCAACAAGATCTTTTTTTGCTTTACAAGAAGTAAAAACTACAGCAATAATTACTAAATATTTTAAAAGTTTCATCACTTACTTTATTAACTTTTTAGCTTTATTTTTAAACTTGTTTTCTTCTATTTTATTTCCCAACCCTTTATAAGCATTTGCTATTTCTAAATAAAACTTAGCCTCTAAATTAGTATCATCTATTACAAAATCGATACCATTTTGTAAAACATCTAATGCTTTTTGATGTGATTTCTTATTGTTTAAAGCACTCCCGTTCATTAAATAAACATACGGTTGAGCTGGAAAAAGCTCTAAACCTTCTTGGCTATACTTAAGTAAAACTTGTTTGTTTTCTATAAACGATTTTTCTAAAAGTTGTTTTAAAAGTGAATAATTTTTATCAGATTTAAATTGACTTTCTAAACTCGCCAATGTTTTTACTGTATTCTCTTTTTTTACTATTTCAGTTTTAGGTTGGTTATTTGATCTATTAAGATTCTCTTTAATACGCCTTAATCTAGAAGTTAACATTTTTGAATCTTCCAATTCATTCAATATTTTCTTCGCATCTACATGATTAGAATTCATTAAATATAAAAAAACCAGTTGTTGTTTTTTCTTTGGGTGCTTTAAAGCAATCTTCTTTTGAACTCTAATGGCATCATTAAAGTTTCTACCTTTTTTATGAATAGCTACTAAATGCTCTAACAACCAAATGTTTTCTGAATCTTTTTCTAAACTTTTATTAGCAAACTCTAACGCCTCAAAATTTTTATTAAGTTTAAAGTAATTTTTAGATAACTCGAATAAAACAGCTTTATTATTCGGAATTATTTCATTGCAATTGTCTAAATTTTCAATTGCTTTTTGATGATTATTAATCGCTTTTTCTGATAAAGCCTTAAAAAAATAGTCTTGAAATTCTAGGTTTTTTTTCTCAGAAAGATCCACTACAGTAGGAATGCTATCTTGAGCAAAAAAGAAGAAAGAAGAAAGAAGAAAGAAGAAAGAAAGCACAGCTTTAAGAAGTAAACTACTTTCTCTTCTCTCTTTTCTTTTCTCTATAAAATTTTTATGTAAGTTCTGTATAATCACCTATACTTACTGATGTATAATTTCCGTTATATTTTGCATGATTTCCAATCATAGCATTATCTAAATTAGCATTAGATATTTCAACATTATCCTGAATTAATGAATTCACAATAATTGAATCTTCTACTACACTATTTGTGCCAATTGATACATAAGGCCCAATTTTAGTGTTCTTTAAAACTACATTTTCTCCCACATAACATGGTTGTATAATTTCAGAATTTTCTAATACCACATTTTCTGCTACCAGATTATTTCCATCTGCATGCTCAAACCCTAACACTTGTTTGTTCGTATCTACCGTTGGATCTTTTTTTCCACAATCCATCC from Lutibacter sp. Hel_I_33_5 carries:
- a CDS encoding murein hydrolase activator EnvC; amino-acid sequence: MKNIRFFISVFLFLCIALSINAQTRKQLESQRKKLKTEIKKVNKLLFETIKKEKNALNDLQDLNQKINVRNRLIRTINLEAKVLSNEIKTTEKEIQKLTKNLEVLKADYADMIFKSYKSKSQQSKTMFLLSSQNFHQAYKRLQYMKQYTSFRKKQGEEIAIKTDDVRSLKDSLVYQKQLKVTLILSEKEQKNSIVEDKKQQEVLISTIKKKEKKFKRELQNKLKEEKKVAAKIDKLIRDAIALSNKKRKAGVKKSKGFNLTPEAKALAGKFEQNKGRLPWPVEEGLITRKFGIQAHPTIGGITINSTGLHIATKKAAKAESIFNGKVFEILLTADGHKNVLIQHGNYITAYNNLEKTYVKKGDKVITGQTIGDVFTNKVTGKTKLIFVLYKNTKRLNPSDWILKR
- a CDS encoding DUF4292 domain-containing protein; protein product: MKLLKYLVIIAVVFTSCKAKKDLVGTDSGVKKLSVKKVVKNHLAANFNKKTVDANLKVNYKNPKQSIGFSLRMKIKKDEVIWLKGTKFITVFKAKITPTKVSYYSPYKKDYFEGDFSMLKKILGVDVNFNQLQNMLLGQAMADLENEKQTVEAVENVYVVSPKNQNNLFEAFFHINPINYKLKNQSILGTIKNQELTISYPGYFDKDNTFFPSKMFIKASDDTKTTTFDINVRSVVYDTDLSMPFRIPSGYKKLQF
- a CDS encoding lipopolysaccharide assembly protein LapB; its protein translation is MIIQNLHKNFIEKRKERRESSLLLKAVLSFFFLLSSFFFFAQDSIPTVVDLSEKKNLEFQDYFFKALSEKAINNHQKAIENLDNCNEIIPNNKAVLFELSKNYFKLNKNFEALEFANKSLEKDSENIWLLEHLVAIHKKGRNFNDAIRVQKKIALKHPKKKQQLVFLYLMNSNHVDAKKILNELEDSKMLTSRLRRIKENLNRSNNQPKTEIVKKENTVKTLASLESQFKSDKNYSLLKQLLEKSFIENKQVLLKYSQEGLELFPAQPYVYLMNGSALNNKKSHQKALDVLQNGIDFVIDDTNLEAKFYLEIANAYKGLGNKIEENKFKNKAKKLIK